The genomic region ATCTTCCCCGATCTACGATTCAACCCGGCCGTCGTTTCAATGCCTGGTTTTCAATTTTCTCTGCCCTTTTCTCTTTCTGGTTATTGTTACCTTCTCAGGAAAAGACTATCCTGCAGCCTGGGCTGAGACAGGCTGGTATGGGGAGAGTTTGCCGAAGGGCCTGTCTAAAGGAACAGTCTATGGAGAATATCTCCACCAAAAAGATAACGCTATCATGGTCTATGTACCTGCCGGTTCCTTTTTACGGGGAACTTCACAGGCTCAGGTTAAAATCCTGCAACAACAATTTGGGAATCACTACGCAGTCGAAACCCCTCAACGTTGGATCTATCTGAGTTCTTATTATATAGATAAGTTTGAGGTTACCAACCAACAATATGCCCGATTCTTGAAAGCTTTGGAAAACGAAGGGCATCGGTCCTGCCATCCCGATGAACCTGCCCAAAAGAACCATACCCCCACTTATTGGCAGGATGCTCGCCTGAAGGGAGCTGACTATCCTGTCACAGGTGTAGATTGGTATGATGCTTACGCATATTGTCACTGGGCCGGCAAACATCTTCCTACTGAAGCGCAATGGGAAAAAGCTGCCAGGGGGACCGATGGTCGGGAATTCCCTTGGGGAGATAAATGGGAGGCTTCCTATTCTAACAATGCCGAATCCACCTTTGGACAAACCTTCCTCAGCAAAAAACAGTGGATGGATCTACTCAGTCGGCTCCATCTCGATGAACTGAAAGTTCTTACAAAACCGGTCGGGAGTTTTCCTCAGGGGGTCAGTCCTTACGGAGCCCATGATATGGCCGGAAATGTATGGGAATGGTGCCAGGATTCTTATCAGAAAGATTATTATCGGGAATCTCCTTCTCGAGATCCATCCGGACCTTCTCCTTCAGAGTATAAGGTCTTGCGAGGGGGGTGCTGGGACAGTGATCGGACAAGGGTAAGAACAGCCTATAGAAATTACGATATTTTAACCGATCGCCATCTGGAGATCGGATTCCGCTGCGCCCAATAGGAGGTTGGGAGAGTTGAAGACAAATCCAGGAAAAATTACCCGGTTCAGATACCTTTCTGATATGACTTTTGGTGAAGATGTAGGCCTGATACTGGGAGGAAGTATAGGCTTCCTGATAGGGAGTTTCTTCGGCGGGCTATTTAATGCCGTGATTGTCGGAGTTGTAGGGGGTGGGATGGGGAGCATTATCGGTAAAAACCTGGATGAAGAACATACTTCCATCGTTATGGGATTTATAGGTTTAGTAGCAGGAGGGTTTATCGGGGCCCTGATGGGCAAAGATATTACCGGAATAATAGGCATTTGCCTGGGTGGTTTCACAGGTTGGTTTCTGGGTGGTCTTCTGAGTTTAATTTTCAGGGCAAATCCATAATTTATCTTTCAGATGCAGGTTATTAAAATTCCCGTCTAGCGGGCTTTTTTAGGATTTCCTCCATAAAACCCCTATAAAATTTAATAATTTCGTGAAATTTCCCTTGACAAGGGAGTCCTATAAAGGCTAAAAAAAAAGCGTAGGGAATTAAAAGGCGAAACAACCCTCAACCAACCTAAATAGGAGGAGTATACCATGAATAAAGCAAACTTAATCGATATAGTAGCACAGGAAGCCTCCCTGACTAAAGGGCAGGCTGGAAAAGCTATCGATGCCGTGTTGAACAGTATTGAAAAAGCCCTGGAAAAAGGGGAGAAGGTAACTCTGGTCGGATTTGGAACCTTTTCCGTTGCCCAACGCAAAGCCAGAACGGGAAGAAATCCCAGCACCGGTGCGCCCTTGAATATTCCGGCTAAACAAGTTCCTAAATTTGTCCCAGGGGCAAAGCTTCGAGAAGCCGCTGCGGGAACTTCGGGAATGAAGGAAGGAAAGGAAGGAAAAGAAGAGAAAGCTAAAGAAAGACCCAGAAAGAAGTAAAAGAAAATAAGGACAAAACCCCAGGGGGCGATGGACGGATCGCCCCCTACTGTTTAGGGCCTGTTATCTTTTGCTGATTACTCCAGCCCCAAAAGC from Candidatus Limnocylindrales bacterium harbors:
- a CDS encoding formylglycine-generating enzyme family protein; the protein is MIKNYLSSPIYDSTRPSFQCLVFNFLCPFLFLVIVTFSGKDYPAAWAETGWYGESLPKGLSKGTVYGEYLHQKDNAIMVYVPAGSFLRGTSQAQVKILQQQFGNHYAVETPQRWIYLSSYYIDKFEVTNQQYARFLKALENEGHRSCHPDEPAQKNHTPTYWQDARLKGADYPVTGVDWYDAYAYCHWAGKHLPTEAQWEKAARGTDGREFPWGDKWEASYSNNAESTFGQTFLSKKQWMDLLSRLHLDELKVLTKPVGSFPQGVSPYGAHDMAGNVWEWCQDSYQKDYYRESPSRDPSGPSPSEYKVLRGGCWDSDRTRVRTAYRNYDILTDRHLEIGFRCAQ